One Streptomyces dangxiongensis genomic window, CATCGATTCCGCGGTCAAGCGCGGCGCGGGTCTCGAGGCCGGCGGCGCCGACTACGAGACGATCATGTACGAGGGCTACGGCCCCAACGGTGTCGCGGTGCTCATCGAGTGCCTCACCGACAACCGCAACCGCGCCGCCTCCGAGGTCCGCGTCGCCATGACCCGCAACGGCGGCTCCATGGCGGACCCGGGCTCGGTGTCGTACCTGTTCAACCGCAAGGGCGTGGTGATCGTCCCCAAGGGTGAGCTGGCCGAGGACGACGTGCTCGGCGCCGTGCTCGAGGCCGGTGCCGAGGAGGTCAACGACCTCGGCGAGTCCTTCGAGGTCATCAGCGAGGCCACCGACATGGTCGCGGTCCGCACCGCCCTCCAGGACGCCGGCATCGACTACGACTCCGCCGAGGCCAACTTCGTCCCCACCATGCAGGTCGAGCTGGACGAGGACGGCGCGAGGAAGATCTTCAAGCTCATCGACGCGCTCGAGGACAGCGACGACGTGCAGAACGTCTTCGCCAACTTCGACGTGAGCGACGAGGTCATGGAGAAGGTCGACGCGTAACGCGCACGGCTGCTCACGGGCCGACGGG contains:
- a CDS encoding YebC/PmpR family DNA-binding transcriptional regulator — encoded protein: MSGHSKWATTKHKKAVIDAKRGKLFAKLIKNIEVAARTGGADPDGNPTLYDAIQKAKKSSVPNKNIDSAVKRGAGLEAGGADYETIMYEGYGPNGVAVLIECLTDNRNRAASEVRVAMTRNGGSMADPGSVSYLFNRKGVVIVPKGELAEDDVLGAVLEAGAEEVNDLGESFEVISEATDMVAVRTALQDAGIDYDSAEANFVPTMQVELDEDGARKIFKLIDALEDSDDVQNVFANFDVSDEVMEKVDA